GATCACCATATGGGTCAGTGCACCAGAAATCATCACCTGTTTATCAAATTCATAGaaattcacataaaaaaaaCTTGCATTCTTATCATTGtgtattcttaaaaaatttactaaatacATCTTTATATCTcctattttgtcattttttagtATAGCATATCACTAAATGATTACTACTTATTGTATAAATTGATGTAAATGATAATGTATCAAAATATTGATATTGAGAAATGAAAAGATGAGAGGGATTAATTCATATGATTATTCACATGAAGATGTGTCTAAATAAAGATGATAGTTAGGAATTGATAAAATGTTTTGACATAGTTGACTAACTTATTTAACTATTTTCAACTATATTTTTACATGAAGATATTTTTGTGTCAATATTCATCTTAATTAGTTGTCAAGGTACACAGTACATACCAACGCGACCAAGGGAAATGGCTTCAGTTCCTAACAACATGAAATCATTGCAATGCTCCATGCTGGCAATGACACCATTTCCTTTGAAGTGTTTTCTGACTGAAGCAGTGAGAGCTTTATAATATGCCTTTGCCAAATCTACACGACCCCCATATTTCTCACACACCATCTCCAGCAACTGTTTAACCCAAGTCAAAATCATATACATtgttagataaaataaaactacGATATCCCCtaccatttatttttctttttttttttttgcgaaaataaagaaaaggaaaaagataagagagtCAAACTAAACTGAACAGCGATTGTTGGGAGTTAATAGAACAATATCAGATTCAGATGGGCCCTTCAATATCCGTGGTTGTAACGAGTACTATCCCCTCGAAATAtcgtttaaaaaaaagaaaagaaaagaaaaccaaCGCATTTAGCGTTTTAGTGTTGCTATTTGCTAACACTGAACAATTACGTTGAACTTTAAAAATCGAATAAAAAAGGTTTATTAAACCAAAAGACACGATCATCATTCTAAAgtgaaaaatataagaacaacaaaatattaTGTCCTGAAAATATATGCTTTCTAATTGTAATGTGGAGTTTCTTTTAGAAATGAGTTTGGAATGGAAATACGTCATGTACACTAAAAcgatgcaatttttttttcttttttgagacatcaaaactaaaataaataaataaatcatattttcatgaattataaaaaatgatatttagCGAACACTCTAATTCATCAatataatttcacaaaaattatttgttatttaaacttttttcttttttccttcgaaaaaaaaaataagtggttGGAGCTAAAAGAAACTTACATGGATGACATCAACTTTGACCCCATCAATGCCAGCATTTTCCAAATGAGAGTGAATCCCTTCATACATTTCATCCACCAAATGTGGTGGTACCAACCCCACACCATTATTGACAATCTTATCTACGGCCAAGTCCTCCATAGTAGTCTCCAGCCCCGGGGACAGCTTCGGCCGCTCCACGGTGGATTCCGGCATCCCCGGAACCTGAGGTCTTATCCCACCCCAATAACCACATAGGGCATGCCACACATACACATATTCCACAGTCTCAAACCCTTTCTTTAGGTCCTTCACAAAGGCACCTAAACCTTTCTTGTCACTTGAGCTACTTACATAGTCCCTAAACTTGTAGTTCTCTTCATATTTGATGAGCCTGCATGGCATTTGTTCTCCGGCCACCGTCTGGTTCATCCCCTCCTTAGTAATCGGGTCTGAATCGTGGGTGATTGATTGCCACCCGTCGTCGATCAGAACAAGTCCCGGTGGACAACCACCTGTGTaacattttattgtttaattacaTCAGATGCAAAGTGATTAAGTCATATTCTCTATCATATAAGGAAAAggagtaaatttaattttgatatactattaacgaaatgtaaaataattttatatgtacattcaattatataatattatataataacgCATAAATAATCATGTACAAATATAAAATGTGATTAGGAGATTGCATTAAAACTAAactcttataaaaaaatatatatatcttaaaCAAGTTGCTTATgcttcatatatatttttagagaaattatttattttctaaaatcatTTTACTAACTCTTAAATAAAGGAAATATTGCTAGTCACAAAAAAAAGGGAAATATTGCTAATATGgttatttatatatacaattATTTACCATGGTGTAGAAAACTCTCGTAATttcctttctttattttcactttACTTTAccagaaaaaagaaattatcatAACTTTCTAAAGTGATTTACTGATTTATACATTAAAAGAAAGCAGTAGTTCATCAAAGAAATCTCATGATTTATTGCACAACattaaatcaaaaaataaagaacaaaagtaataaaagaaaaatcaaatatCAACACCAAATAACAGAATAAAAATCCACAAAATTGAGTATACTGAATTAAGAAATTTCTCAGTAAGATTATTGTTAATTACCTTCAACGAGAGACTTAACACCTTCCCAAACACCCTGAGGGTGCACCGTAAGGTAGAATGCATCCCAGGTGCACCACCCGAACTTGTCAACTATCCCCGGCGGAGTCTTCTCCTCCAACAGATTAAAAGTTCCAAGGTGAGACCTAACAACCTTCATGGCTTCCTTAACCAACTCAAAAGGGTCGTTCCCCGCGTGCACGTAGACGACACTGTCGTAGCGCGGAACGACCCTTCGATAATCGGAAGGAGAAGGACGTAGGGACGATGACACGTGTCGTCGTTCCATTCGTCCAGCATTAAAAACTGGGTTTCCGTTTCAAGGTCTCGGCCGTTGGAACCGACCCAGAGTGTTGTCCACCACACCTTGAACCTGAAAATGCTCatgaattttgtgtttcttagtTTTCCGAGGGATGTCACGTGGTGGCTTCTCGGCTCGTTGGCTCTAAAGCCGAGGAAGCAGCCTTGGGTGGTGGTAGTGGCGGCGGCAACGGAGGAGGGAGTAAGAGTGATGTTTTTTGGGACATCGGAGAGGATGACGTGGCCGTTGACTAATAGGTTTGACTCATCTATAGTGAATGGTGATGAAGTGTGGTGGGAACCGTTTTGGTGATCGGTGGATGATTCATTCAAGTTTGGAGCCATTTGGGTGAATTTGATTTTggacatatatttttttttgaagaaaattaggtatgagaatgaaaaaaatgGGTTGATCGGTATTTATAGAGgaagaattaaaaaagaatagaatCAATGTAATTATATGAGGATCTGAAGAGATTATGTTAGTGATATTTGCAAAGAAGGGAATGAATATGTTGTGTTGATTTGAATTGTGTTAATTTGTTTGTAGTAGGAATAATGAAGTGAATAAAGAAGGCAAGTGCGATATTTATAGTGTGTCCGCCGGTGAAGAAGTGGGACCTCCAA
The Arachis duranensis cultivar V14167 chromosome 5, aradu.V14167.gnm2.J7QH, whole genome shotgun sequence genome window above contains:
- the LOC107490057 gene encoding LOW QUALITY PROTEIN: probable galactinol--sucrose galactosyltransferase 5 (The sequence of the model RefSeq protein was modified relative to this genomic sequence to represent the inferred CDS: inserted 1 base in 1 codon), which codes for MSKIKFTQMAPNLNESSTDHQNGSHHTSSPFTIDESNLLVNGHVILSDVPKNITLTPSSVAAATTTTQGCFLGFRANEPRSHHVTSLGKLRNTKFMSIFRFKVWWTTLWVGSNGRDLETETQFLMLDEWNDDTCHRPYVLLLPIIEGSFRATXSVVYVHAGNDPFELVKEAMKVVRSHLGTFNLLEEKTPPGIVDKFGWCTWDAFYLTVHPQGVWEGVKSLVEGGCPPGLVLIDDGWQSITHDSDPITKEGMNQTVAGEQMPCRLIKYEENYKFRDYVSSSSDKKGLGAFVKDLKKGFETVEYVYVWHALCGYWGGIRPQVPGMPESTVERPKLSPGLETTMEDLAVDKIVNNGVGLVPPHLVDEMYEGIHSHLENAGIDGVKVDVIHLLEMVCEKYGGRVDLAKAYYKALTASVRKHFKGNGVIASMEHCNDFMLLGTEAISLGRVGDDFWCTDPYGDPNGTFWLQGCHMVHCAYNSMWMGNFIHPDWDMFQSTHPCAAFHAASRAISGGPIYISDTVGNHNFELLRKLVLPDGSILRCQHYALPTRDCLFSDPLHDGKTMLKIWNLNKYTGVLGAFNCQGGGWFRETRTTKCALEFSHLVSTKANIKDIEWNNGNNPIPVENVQTFAMYFSQAKKLVLSSPNEYHEISLEPFNFELVTVSPVRSLNCGGSNKVVNFAPIGLVNMLNNSGAIQTLDFDEEKNIVEVGVRGAGEMRVFSSESPRACKIDGKDVDFEYEEGMVVVQVPWPSSSKSSIVQYTY